A portion of the Musa acuminata AAA Group cultivar baxijiao chromosome BXJ1-1, Cavendish_Baxijiao_AAA, whole genome shotgun sequence genome contains these proteins:
- the LOC135673697 gene encoding translocase of chloroplast 90, chloroplastic-like isoform X1, with protein sequence MMNFRKWVSCQLISNKLLSARPFQFSDEDSTSEEHVHPEDTASIGTVSVSDSQSNDAQITEVPTSPHLITAMSSHLGHRKADPLTKVEELQIKFLRLIHRIGLTPENLVVSQVLYRLQLASLIRAGESDVKRPVLKVNTARGIATELESTGSPNLDLSLRILVLGKTGVGKSSTINSIFEQPMVATNAFDPSTDRIHEVVGTIKGIRVTVIDTPGLSASYGNACHNRRLMLSVKRFIRKSPPDVVLYFERLDAINRGYSDQPLLKLINDVFGSSIWFNTILVMTHASSHPPEGSDGYSVAYDAFVHQCTTTVRNYIRQTVSNAQFETPVILVENHPMCRTNNKGEKVLPNGQVWLSQFLLLCAATKVLADANVLLKFQESFQLIPKNSRLPSLPHLLSSILRPRSLPNGKSFGDQDDVYELLDNDNDEDDYDQLPPIRILTRTQFKTLSKAQRNAYLDELDYRETLYLKKQWKEELRRQRERMLHQDDTYVRNDNYENSDSQEVSEVSDMAIPLSFESDNPAYRYRSLLGNDQWLVRPVLDPQGWDHDVAFDGINLESYLDIRKNFQASVVGQMRKDKEDFNIQSECTARCSDPRHHSLLAEVDIQTAAKDLVCTVHGDAKFCNFKCNTTGGGISVTKYGNMYFVGAKLEDSINIGRRAKLTLNAGQIRGCGQVASGGSIEATLRGKDYPIRDDKLTVATTILSYDKEMVLGGSIQTDFRAGRTVKMSVNANLNSRRLGQISIKTSTSEHVEIALIAIFSLVNALIQRKGTEASIDEKKESTSIDL encoded by the exons ATGATGAATTTTAGGAAATGGGTTTCATGCCAACTCATTTCCAACAAATTGCTTTCCGCAAGACCTTTCCAATTCTCCGACGAGGACTCGACAAGTGAAGAACATGTTCATCCAG AAGACACAGCAAGCATTGGGACCGTATCAGTTAGTGATTCTCAATCCAATGATGCTCAAATAACTGAAGTTCCAACTAGCCCACATCTTATTACTGCTATGTCTTCTCATCTTGGTCACAGGAAGGCAGATCCATTGACCAAAGTTGAGGAACTTCAGATCAAATTCTTGCGTCTCATTCATCGGATAGGACTGACACCAGAAAACCTTGTAGTGTCACAAGTTTTATATAGATTGCAACTTGCTAGCTTGATTAGAGCTGGTGAATCAGATGTAAAGAGACCTGTTCTCAAGGTCAACACAGCTAGAGGAATAGCAACAGAGCTAGAGTCAACTGGTAGTCCCAATCTGGATTTGTCTCTCAGGATTCTCGTTTTGGGGAAAACAGGTGTAGGTAAAAGTTCAACCATAAACTCAATTTTTGAGCAGCCGATGGTGGCAACCAATGCATTTGATCCAAGCACTGATCGTATCCATGAAGTTGTTGGGACTATCAAGGGCATTCGAGTTACGGTAATTGATACACCTGGTCTTTCTGCCTCTTATGGTAACGCATGTCACAACAGGAGATTGATGCTTTCCGTCAAAAGGTTCATTAGAAAATCTCCACCAGATGTGGTTTTGTACTTTGAGCGGCTTGATGCCATCAACAGGGGTTATAGTGATCAGCCACTGCTGAAACTCATAAATGATGTTTTTGGTTCTTCGATCTGGTTTAACACTATTCTTGTCATGACCCACGCCTCATCACATCCTCCTGAAGGATCTGATGGGTATTCTGTGGCTTATGATGCCTTTGTGCATCAGTGCACAACAACCGTGCGCAATTATATACGCCAGACAGTCTCAAATGCGCAGTTTGAAACTCCTGTCATTCTCGTAGAGAATCATCCAATGTGCAGAACTAATAATAAAGGTGAAAAGGTGCTACCAAATGGCCAGGTGTGGTTGTCTCAGTTCTTGCTGTTATGTGCAGCGACCAAGGTGTTGGCAGATGCAAATGTACTTCTGAAGTTTCAGGAGAGCTTTCAACTAATACCAAAGAACAGCCGACTACCCTCACTACCGCATCTCCTTTCATCTATTCTTCGGCCTCGTTCTTTACCTAATGGTAAGAGCTTTGGTGATCAAGATGATGTGTATGAGCTTCTAGACAATGACAATGATGAGGATGATTATGACCAGTTACCTCCTATTCGTATATTAACAAGAACCCAGTTCAAAACATTGTCCAAAGCTCAGAGAAATGCTTACCTTGATGAGTTGGATTATCGTGAGACCTTGTATTTGAAGAAGCAGTGGAAGGAAGAGCTAAGGAGGCAAAGAGAAAGGATGCTTCATCAGGATGATACATATGTAAGGAATGATAACTATGAAAATAGTGATTCCCAAGAGGTTTCTGAAGTGTCAGATATGGCTATCCCACTAAGTTTTGAGTCTGATAATCCTGCTTATAGGTACCGCAGCCTGCTAGGTAATGATCAGTGGCTTGTGAGACCAGTTTTAGATCCCCAAGGCTGGGATCATGATGTTGCGTTTGATGGCATCAATCTGGAGAGTTATCTAGATATAAGAAAAAACTTCCAAGCCTCTGTTGTTGGGCAAATGAGGAAGGATAAAGAAGATTTCAATATCCAATCCGAATGCACCGCGAGGTGCTCCGATCCAAGACACCACTCTTTGCTTGCAGAGGTGGACATCCAAACTGCTGCTAAGGATTTGGTCTGTACTGTTCATGGGGATGCCAAGTTTTGTAACTTCAAGTGTAACACGACTGGAGGTGGTATTTCGGTGACTAAATACGGGAATATGTATTTTGTTGGAGCCAAGCTAGAGGATTCTATTAACATCGGGAGGAGAGCTAAGTTGACATTGAACGCAGGACAGATCAGGGGCTGTGGCCAAGTGGCATCTGGTGGTAGTATTGAAGCTACCTTGAGGGGGAAAGACTACCCCATCAGAGATGATAAGTTGACCGTGGCGACCACCATCCTTTCCTATGACAAAGAGATGGTTCTGGGTGGGAGTATTCAGACTGATTTCAGGGCTGGTCGTACAGTAAAGATGTCCGTAAATGCCAATCTGAATAGCCGAAGATTAGGTCAAATTAGCATAAAGACTAGCACCTCAGAACATGTTGAGATAGCACTAATTGCAATCTTTTCATTGGTCAATGCCCTGATACAGAGAAAGGGAACCGAAGCTTCGATCGATGAAAAAAAGGAGTCTACATCTATCGACTTGTAA
- the LOC135673697 gene encoding translocase of chloroplast 90, chloroplastic-like isoform X2, with product MMNFRKWVSCQLISNKLLSARPFQFSDEDSTSEEHVHPDTASIGTVSVSDSQSNDAQITEVPTSPHLITAMSSHLGHRKADPLTKVEELQIKFLRLIHRIGLTPENLVVSQVLYRLQLASLIRAGESDVKRPVLKVNTARGIATELESTGSPNLDLSLRILVLGKTGVGKSSTINSIFEQPMVATNAFDPSTDRIHEVVGTIKGIRVTVIDTPGLSASYGNACHNRRLMLSVKRFIRKSPPDVVLYFERLDAINRGYSDQPLLKLINDVFGSSIWFNTILVMTHASSHPPEGSDGYSVAYDAFVHQCTTTVRNYIRQTVSNAQFETPVILVENHPMCRTNNKGEKVLPNGQVWLSQFLLLCAATKVLADANVLLKFQESFQLIPKNSRLPSLPHLLSSILRPRSLPNGKSFGDQDDVYELLDNDNDEDDYDQLPPIRILTRTQFKTLSKAQRNAYLDELDYRETLYLKKQWKEELRRQRERMLHQDDTYVRNDNYENSDSQEVSEVSDMAIPLSFESDNPAYRYRSLLGNDQWLVRPVLDPQGWDHDVAFDGINLESYLDIRKNFQASVVGQMRKDKEDFNIQSECTARCSDPRHHSLLAEVDIQTAAKDLVCTVHGDAKFCNFKCNTTGGGISVTKYGNMYFVGAKLEDSINIGRRAKLTLNAGQIRGCGQVASGGSIEATLRGKDYPIRDDKLTVATTILSYDKEMVLGGSIQTDFRAGRTVKMSVNANLNSRRLGQISIKTSTSEHVEIALIAIFSLVNALIQRKGTEASIDEKKESTSIDL from the exons ATGATGAATTTTAGGAAATGGGTTTCATGCCAACTCATTTCCAACAAATTGCTTTCCGCAAGACCTTTCCAATTCTCCGACGAGGACTCGACAAGTGAAGAACATGTTCATCCAG ACACAGCAAGCATTGGGACCGTATCAGTTAGTGATTCTCAATCCAATGATGCTCAAATAACTGAAGTTCCAACTAGCCCACATCTTATTACTGCTATGTCTTCTCATCTTGGTCACAGGAAGGCAGATCCATTGACCAAAGTTGAGGAACTTCAGATCAAATTCTTGCGTCTCATTCATCGGATAGGACTGACACCAGAAAACCTTGTAGTGTCACAAGTTTTATATAGATTGCAACTTGCTAGCTTGATTAGAGCTGGTGAATCAGATGTAAAGAGACCTGTTCTCAAGGTCAACACAGCTAGAGGAATAGCAACAGAGCTAGAGTCAACTGGTAGTCCCAATCTGGATTTGTCTCTCAGGATTCTCGTTTTGGGGAAAACAGGTGTAGGTAAAAGTTCAACCATAAACTCAATTTTTGAGCAGCCGATGGTGGCAACCAATGCATTTGATCCAAGCACTGATCGTATCCATGAAGTTGTTGGGACTATCAAGGGCATTCGAGTTACGGTAATTGATACACCTGGTCTTTCTGCCTCTTATGGTAACGCATGTCACAACAGGAGATTGATGCTTTCCGTCAAAAGGTTCATTAGAAAATCTCCACCAGATGTGGTTTTGTACTTTGAGCGGCTTGATGCCATCAACAGGGGTTATAGTGATCAGCCACTGCTGAAACTCATAAATGATGTTTTTGGTTCTTCGATCTGGTTTAACACTATTCTTGTCATGACCCACGCCTCATCACATCCTCCTGAAGGATCTGATGGGTATTCTGTGGCTTATGATGCCTTTGTGCATCAGTGCACAACAACCGTGCGCAATTATATACGCCAGACAGTCTCAAATGCGCAGTTTGAAACTCCTGTCATTCTCGTAGAGAATCATCCAATGTGCAGAACTAATAATAAAGGTGAAAAGGTGCTACCAAATGGCCAGGTGTGGTTGTCTCAGTTCTTGCTGTTATGTGCAGCGACCAAGGTGTTGGCAGATGCAAATGTACTTCTGAAGTTTCAGGAGAGCTTTCAACTAATACCAAAGAACAGCCGACTACCCTCACTACCGCATCTCCTTTCATCTATTCTTCGGCCTCGTTCTTTACCTAATGGTAAGAGCTTTGGTGATCAAGATGATGTGTATGAGCTTCTAGACAATGACAATGATGAGGATGATTATGACCAGTTACCTCCTATTCGTATATTAACAAGAACCCAGTTCAAAACATTGTCCAAAGCTCAGAGAAATGCTTACCTTGATGAGTTGGATTATCGTGAGACCTTGTATTTGAAGAAGCAGTGGAAGGAAGAGCTAAGGAGGCAAAGAGAAAGGATGCTTCATCAGGATGATACATATGTAAGGAATGATAACTATGAAAATAGTGATTCCCAAGAGGTTTCTGAAGTGTCAGATATGGCTATCCCACTAAGTTTTGAGTCTGATAATCCTGCTTATAGGTACCGCAGCCTGCTAGGTAATGATCAGTGGCTTGTGAGACCAGTTTTAGATCCCCAAGGCTGGGATCATGATGTTGCGTTTGATGGCATCAATCTGGAGAGTTATCTAGATATAAGAAAAAACTTCCAAGCCTCTGTTGTTGGGCAAATGAGGAAGGATAAAGAAGATTTCAATATCCAATCCGAATGCACCGCGAGGTGCTCCGATCCAAGACACCACTCTTTGCTTGCAGAGGTGGACATCCAAACTGCTGCTAAGGATTTGGTCTGTACTGTTCATGGGGATGCCAAGTTTTGTAACTTCAAGTGTAACACGACTGGAGGTGGTATTTCGGTGACTAAATACGGGAATATGTATTTTGTTGGAGCCAAGCTAGAGGATTCTATTAACATCGGGAGGAGAGCTAAGTTGACATTGAACGCAGGACAGATCAGGGGCTGTGGCCAAGTGGCATCTGGTGGTAGTATTGAAGCTACCTTGAGGGGGAAAGACTACCCCATCAGAGATGATAAGTTGACCGTGGCGACCACCATCCTTTCCTATGACAAAGAGATGGTTCTGGGTGGGAGTATTCAGACTGATTTCAGGGCTGGTCGTACAGTAAAGATGTCCGTAAATGCCAATCTGAATAGCCGAAGATTAGGTCAAATTAGCATAAAGACTAGCACCTCAGAACATGTTGAGATAGCACTAATTGCAATCTTTTCATTGGTCAATGCCCTGATACAGAGAAAGGGAACCGAAGCTTCGATCGATGAAAAAAAGGAGTCTACATCTATCGACTTGTAA
- the LOC135673697 gene encoding translocase of chloroplast 90, chloroplastic-like isoform X4, which yields MFIQTQQALGPYQKADPLTKVEELQIKFLRLIHRIGLTPENLVVSQVLYRLQLASLIRAGESDVKRPVLKVNTARGIATELESTGSPNLDLSLRILVLGKTGVGKSSTINSIFEQPMVATNAFDPSTDRIHEVVGTIKGIRVTVIDTPGLSASYGNACHNRRLMLSVKRFIRKSPPDVVLYFERLDAINRGYSDQPLLKLINDVFGSSIWFNTILVMTHASSHPPEGSDGYSVAYDAFVHQCTTTVRNYIRQTVSNAQFETPVILVENHPMCRTNNKGEKVLPNGQVWLSQFLLLCAATKVLADANVLLKFQESFQLIPKNSRLPSLPHLLSSILRPRSLPNGKSFGDQDDVYELLDNDNDEDDYDQLPPIRILTRTQFKTLSKAQRNAYLDELDYRETLYLKKQWKEELRRQRERMLHQDDTYVRNDNYENSDSQEVSEVSDMAIPLSFESDNPAYRYRSLLGNDQWLVRPVLDPQGWDHDVAFDGINLESYLDIRKNFQASVVGQMRKDKEDFNIQSECTARCSDPRHHSLLAEVDIQTAAKDLVCTVHGDAKFCNFKCNTTGGGISVTKYGNMYFVGAKLEDSINIGRRAKLTLNAGQIRGCGQVASGGSIEATLRGKDYPIRDDKLTVATTILSYDKEMVLGGSIQTDFRAGRTVKMSVNANLNSRRLGQISIKTSTSEHVEIALIAIFSLVNALIQRKGTEASIDEKKESTSIDL from the exons ATGTTCATCCAG ACACAGCAAGCATTGGGACCGTATCA GAAGGCAGATCCATTGACCAAAGTTGAGGAACTTCAGATCAAATTCTTGCGTCTCATTCATCGGATAGGACTGACACCAGAAAACCTTGTAGTGTCACAAGTTTTATATAGATTGCAACTTGCTAGCTTGATTAGAGCTGGTGAATCAGATGTAAAGAGACCTGTTCTCAAGGTCAACACAGCTAGAGGAATAGCAACAGAGCTAGAGTCAACTGGTAGTCCCAATCTGGATTTGTCTCTCAGGATTCTCGTTTTGGGGAAAACAGGTGTAGGTAAAAGTTCAACCATAAACTCAATTTTTGAGCAGCCGATGGTGGCAACCAATGCATTTGATCCAAGCACTGATCGTATCCATGAAGTTGTTGGGACTATCAAGGGCATTCGAGTTACGGTAATTGATACACCTGGTCTTTCTGCCTCTTATGGTAACGCATGTCACAACAGGAGATTGATGCTTTCCGTCAAAAGGTTCATTAGAAAATCTCCACCAGATGTGGTTTTGTACTTTGAGCGGCTTGATGCCATCAACAGGGGTTATAGTGATCAGCCACTGCTGAAACTCATAAATGATGTTTTTGGTTCTTCGATCTGGTTTAACACTATTCTTGTCATGACCCACGCCTCATCACATCCTCCTGAAGGATCTGATGGGTATTCTGTGGCTTATGATGCCTTTGTGCATCAGTGCACAACAACCGTGCGCAATTATATACGCCAGACAGTCTCAAATGCGCAGTTTGAAACTCCTGTCATTCTCGTAGAGAATCATCCAATGTGCAGAACTAATAATAAAGGTGAAAAGGTGCTACCAAATGGCCAGGTGTGGTTGTCTCAGTTCTTGCTGTTATGTGCAGCGACCAAGGTGTTGGCAGATGCAAATGTACTTCTGAAGTTTCAGGAGAGCTTTCAACTAATACCAAAGAACAGCCGACTACCCTCACTACCGCATCTCCTTTCATCTATTCTTCGGCCTCGTTCTTTACCTAATGGTAAGAGCTTTGGTGATCAAGATGATGTGTATGAGCTTCTAGACAATGACAATGATGAGGATGATTATGACCAGTTACCTCCTATTCGTATATTAACAAGAACCCAGTTCAAAACATTGTCCAAAGCTCAGAGAAATGCTTACCTTGATGAGTTGGATTATCGTGAGACCTTGTATTTGAAGAAGCAGTGGAAGGAAGAGCTAAGGAGGCAAAGAGAAAGGATGCTTCATCAGGATGATACATATGTAAGGAATGATAACTATGAAAATAGTGATTCCCAAGAGGTTTCTGAAGTGTCAGATATGGCTATCCCACTAAGTTTTGAGTCTGATAATCCTGCTTATAGGTACCGCAGCCTGCTAGGTAATGATCAGTGGCTTGTGAGACCAGTTTTAGATCCCCAAGGCTGGGATCATGATGTTGCGTTTGATGGCATCAATCTGGAGAGTTATCTAGATATAAGAAAAAACTTCCAAGCCTCTGTTGTTGGGCAAATGAGGAAGGATAAAGAAGATTTCAATATCCAATCCGAATGCACCGCGAGGTGCTCCGATCCAAGACACCACTCTTTGCTTGCAGAGGTGGACATCCAAACTGCTGCTAAGGATTTGGTCTGTACTGTTCATGGGGATGCCAAGTTTTGTAACTTCAAGTGTAACACGACTGGAGGTGGTATTTCGGTGACTAAATACGGGAATATGTATTTTGTTGGAGCCAAGCTAGAGGATTCTATTAACATCGGGAGGAGAGCTAAGTTGACATTGAACGCAGGACAGATCAGGGGCTGTGGCCAAGTGGCATCTGGTGGTAGTATTGAAGCTACCTTGAGGGGGAAAGACTACCCCATCAGAGATGATAAGTTGACCGTGGCGACCACCATCCTTTCCTATGACAAAGAGATGGTTCTGGGTGGGAGTATTCAGACTGATTTCAGGGCTGGTCGTACAGTAAAGATGTCCGTAAATGCCAATCTGAATAGCCGAAGATTAGGTCAAATTAGCATAAAGACTAGCACCTCAGAACATGTTGAGATAGCACTAATTGCAATCTTTTCATTGGTCAATGCCCTGATACAGAGAAAGGGAACCGAAGCTTCGATCGATGAAAAAAAGGAGTCTACATCTATCGACTTGTAA
- the LOC135673697 gene encoding translocase of chloroplast 90, chloroplastic-like isoform X3, translating to MFIQKTQQALGPYQKADPLTKVEELQIKFLRLIHRIGLTPENLVVSQVLYRLQLASLIRAGESDVKRPVLKVNTARGIATELESTGSPNLDLSLRILVLGKTGVGKSSTINSIFEQPMVATNAFDPSTDRIHEVVGTIKGIRVTVIDTPGLSASYGNACHNRRLMLSVKRFIRKSPPDVVLYFERLDAINRGYSDQPLLKLINDVFGSSIWFNTILVMTHASSHPPEGSDGYSVAYDAFVHQCTTTVRNYIRQTVSNAQFETPVILVENHPMCRTNNKGEKVLPNGQVWLSQFLLLCAATKVLADANVLLKFQESFQLIPKNSRLPSLPHLLSSILRPRSLPNGKSFGDQDDVYELLDNDNDEDDYDQLPPIRILTRTQFKTLSKAQRNAYLDELDYRETLYLKKQWKEELRRQRERMLHQDDTYVRNDNYENSDSQEVSEVSDMAIPLSFESDNPAYRYRSLLGNDQWLVRPVLDPQGWDHDVAFDGINLESYLDIRKNFQASVVGQMRKDKEDFNIQSECTARCSDPRHHSLLAEVDIQTAAKDLVCTVHGDAKFCNFKCNTTGGGISVTKYGNMYFVGAKLEDSINIGRRAKLTLNAGQIRGCGQVASGGSIEATLRGKDYPIRDDKLTVATTILSYDKEMVLGGSIQTDFRAGRTVKMSVNANLNSRRLGQISIKTSTSEHVEIALIAIFSLVNALIQRKGTEASIDEKKESTSIDL from the exons ATGTTCATCCAG AAGACACAGCAAGCATTGGGACCGTATCA GAAGGCAGATCCATTGACCAAAGTTGAGGAACTTCAGATCAAATTCTTGCGTCTCATTCATCGGATAGGACTGACACCAGAAAACCTTGTAGTGTCACAAGTTTTATATAGATTGCAACTTGCTAGCTTGATTAGAGCTGGTGAATCAGATGTAAAGAGACCTGTTCTCAAGGTCAACACAGCTAGAGGAATAGCAACAGAGCTAGAGTCAACTGGTAGTCCCAATCTGGATTTGTCTCTCAGGATTCTCGTTTTGGGGAAAACAGGTGTAGGTAAAAGTTCAACCATAAACTCAATTTTTGAGCAGCCGATGGTGGCAACCAATGCATTTGATCCAAGCACTGATCGTATCCATGAAGTTGTTGGGACTATCAAGGGCATTCGAGTTACGGTAATTGATACACCTGGTCTTTCTGCCTCTTATGGTAACGCATGTCACAACAGGAGATTGATGCTTTCCGTCAAAAGGTTCATTAGAAAATCTCCACCAGATGTGGTTTTGTACTTTGAGCGGCTTGATGCCATCAACAGGGGTTATAGTGATCAGCCACTGCTGAAACTCATAAATGATGTTTTTGGTTCTTCGATCTGGTTTAACACTATTCTTGTCATGACCCACGCCTCATCACATCCTCCTGAAGGATCTGATGGGTATTCTGTGGCTTATGATGCCTTTGTGCATCAGTGCACAACAACCGTGCGCAATTATATACGCCAGACAGTCTCAAATGCGCAGTTTGAAACTCCTGTCATTCTCGTAGAGAATCATCCAATGTGCAGAACTAATAATAAAGGTGAAAAGGTGCTACCAAATGGCCAGGTGTGGTTGTCTCAGTTCTTGCTGTTATGTGCAGCGACCAAGGTGTTGGCAGATGCAAATGTACTTCTGAAGTTTCAGGAGAGCTTTCAACTAATACCAAAGAACAGCCGACTACCCTCACTACCGCATCTCCTTTCATCTATTCTTCGGCCTCGTTCTTTACCTAATGGTAAGAGCTTTGGTGATCAAGATGATGTGTATGAGCTTCTAGACAATGACAATGATGAGGATGATTATGACCAGTTACCTCCTATTCGTATATTAACAAGAACCCAGTTCAAAACATTGTCCAAAGCTCAGAGAAATGCTTACCTTGATGAGTTGGATTATCGTGAGACCTTGTATTTGAAGAAGCAGTGGAAGGAAGAGCTAAGGAGGCAAAGAGAAAGGATGCTTCATCAGGATGATACATATGTAAGGAATGATAACTATGAAAATAGTGATTCCCAAGAGGTTTCTGAAGTGTCAGATATGGCTATCCCACTAAGTTTTGAGTCTGATAATCCTGCTTATAGGTACCGCAGCCTGCTAGGTAATGATCAGTGGCTTGTGAGACCAGTTTTAGATCCCCAAGGCTGGGATCATGATGTTGCGTTTGATGGCATCAATCTGGAGAGTTATCTAGATATAAGAAAAAACTTCCAAGCCTCTGTTGTTGGGCAAATGAGGAAGGATAAAGAAGATTTCAATATCCAATCCGAATGCACCGCGAGGTGCTCCGATCCAAGACACCACTCTTTGCTTGCAGAGGTGGACATCCAAACTGCTGCTAAGGATTTGGTCTGTACTGTTCATGGGGATGCCAAGTTTTGTAACTTCAAGTGTAACACGACTGGAGGTGGTATTTCGGTGACTAAATACGGGAATATGTATTTTGTTGGAGCCAAGCTAGAGGATTCTATTAACATCGGGAGGAGAGCTAAGTTGACATTGAACGCAGGACAGATCAGGGGCTGTGGCCAAGTGGCATCTGGTGGTAGTATTGAAGCTACCTTGAGGGGGAAAGACTACCCCATCAGAGATGATAAGTTGACCGTGGCGACCACCATCCTTTCCTATGACAAAGAGATGGTTCTGGGTGGGAGTATTCAGACTGATTTCAGGGCTGGTCGTACAGTAAAGATGTCCGTAAATGCCAATCTGAATAGCCGAAGATTAGGTCAAATTAGCATAAAGACTAGCACCTCAGAACATGTTGAGATAGCACTAATTGCAATCTTTTCATTGGTCAATGCCCTGATACAGAGAAAGGGAACCGAAGCTTCGATCGATGAAAAAAAGGAGTCTACATCTATCGACTTGTAA